A single window of Methylomarinum sp. Ch1-1 DNA harbors:
- a CDS encoding acetolactate synthase large subunit gives MSTAAELLVKCLENEGVEYIFGIPGEENLHVMDALRDSKIRFITVRHEQGAAFMADVYGRLTGNAGVCLATLGPGATNLITGFADANMDRAPIVAIAGQGATTRLHKESHQVLDLVSLFKPISHYSAMAMEAENIPEITRKAFQEAQGHNPGGAFICLPENIAGQTLDQAQEALSVNRSFLPKPTEASITQAVQLISKAEAPIILAGNGVIRNRACQDLMQFAERLNIPVSQTFMAKGVIPFSHALSLGTIGLQAHDYVACGFEQADLVICIGFDMVEYHPYLWHPRRDKKIVHIHNTPAEIDAHYGVSADVVGDIALALRDIAEYVRPKSHHNGDDLKRTIVSELDAYAQDAGFPLKPQRILADTRAMLDDEDILISDVGAHKMWIARLFRCEAPNTCIISNGFASMGIGVPGAIAAKLVHPERKVLTITGDAGFMMNSQEIETALRYQIPIVIMIWNDGEYGLIKWHQQRRFGRTGFIEFNNPDFVKYAEAFGAKGYRVNAADQLLPTLKQAFADDTVVVIDVPVDYSENMRLTEKLGKLLSQS, from the coding sequence ATGTCGACCGCCGCCGAATTACTCGTCAAATGTTTGGAAAACGAAGGCGTTGAATATATCTTTGGCATTCCCGGCGAGGAAAACTTGCATGTGATGGACGCCTTGAGGGACAGCAAGATTCGCTTCATCACGGTGCGCCACGAACAAGGAGCGGCGTTCATGGCCGACGTATACGGCCGCCTGACCGGCAACGCCGGCGTCTGCCTGGCGACGCTCGGTCCCGGCGCCACCAACCTGATCACCGGTTTCGCCGACGCCAACATGGACCGGGCGCCGATCGTCGCCATCGCAGGCCAGGGCGCGACGACCCGCTTGCACAAGGAAAGCCATCAGGTGCTCGATTTGGTGAGTCTGTTCAAGCCGATATCCCATTACAGTGCAATGGCGATGGAAGCGGAAAACATTCCGGAAATCACCCGTAAGGCTTTTCAGGAAGCGCAGGGACATAACCCCGGCGGCGCCTTTATTTGTCTGCCGGAAAATATAGCCGGGCAAACGCTCGATCAGGCTCAGGAGGCGTTGTCAGTCAATCGCTCGTTCCTGCCCAAGCCGACCGAAGCCAGCATCACACAGGCCGTGCAGTTGATTTCCAAGGCCGAGGCGCCGATCATTCTGGCCGGCAATGGCGTGATTCGCAATCGGGCTTGTCAGGACCTGATGCAATTCGCCGAGCGCCTGAATATTCCGGTTTCACAAACCTTCATGGCCAAGGGCGTCATTCCTTTTTCCCATGCTCTGTCACTCGGCACGATCGGCCTGCAGGCGCACGATTATGTCGCCTGCGGCTTCGAGCAAGCCGACCTGGTGATTTGCATCGGCTTCGACATGGTGGAATATCATCCGTATTTATGGCATCCCCGCCGCGATAAAAAAATCGTCCACATTCATAACACCCCCGCCGAGATCGACGCCCATTATGGGGTTTCCGCCGACGTGGTCGGCGACATTGCGCTGGCGTTGCGCGATATCGCCGAGTATGTGCGGCCGAAATCCCACCATAACGGCGACGACTTGAAGCGGACCATCGTCAGCGAACTGGATGCCTATGCGCAGGACGCCGGCTTTCCGCTCAAGCCGCAACGCATCCTCGCCGATACCCGGGCGATGTTGGACGATGAGGATATTCTGATTTCCGATGTCGGCGCCCACAAGATGTGGATTGCCCGCCTGTTCCGCTGCGAGGCGCCGAACACCTGCATTATCTCCAACGGATTTGCGTCGATGGGCATCGGTGTGCCTGGCGCAATCGCCGCTAAATTGGTGCATCCTGAGCGCAAGGTGTTGACCATCACCGGTGACGCCGGTTTCATGATGAATTCGCAGGAAATCGAAACCGCGCTGCGTTATCAAATCCCGATCGTGATCATGATCTGGAATGATGGTGAATACGGCCTGATCAAGTGGCATCAGCAACGCCGTTTCGGCCGCACCGGTTTCATCGAGTTCAACAATCCGGATTTCGTCAAATACGCCGAGGCCTTCGGCGCTAAAGGCTATCGGGTCAATGCGGCCGACCAGTTGCTGCCGACGCTGAAACAGGCGTTCGCCGACGACACCGTCGTCGTCATCGACGTGCCGGTGGATTATTCGGAAAACATGCGCTTGACCGAAAAACTCGGCAAGTTATTGAGTCAGTCTTGA
- a CDS encoding DUF3179 domain-containing protein, whose amino-acid sequence MKLLKPFTMLYLLLWLSGCSAQSKNGFDLTGALVPADHILSGGPVKDGIPAIDNPTFIEPSQADYLKESSPVLGMTYHGEARAYPINILNWHEIVNDRFGDEPVVITFCPLCGSGMAFSARIDGEPHTFGVSGLLYNSDVLLYDRQTESLWSQLMTQAVSGPHKGKQLHPLPVLHTTWQDWLSRHPDTRVLSTDTGYRRAYRHSPYQAYLDSPRLMFPVVTAVSKRYHPKEAVLGVEIKGVYKAYPFIELEQSPSKFSDSVGGHEIIIRYDSEHRIAEAFDASGKPLPAVRTFWFAWYSFHLDTAVYVAPKKSSALILRSSR is encoded by the coding sequence ATGAAGCTGTTAAAACCCTTTACGATGCTTTACCTGCTGTTGTGGCTGAGCGGCTGCTCGGCGCAAAGCAAAAACGGTTTCGATCTGACCGGGGCCCTGGTTCCGGCCGACCACATTCTGAGCGGCGGCCCGGTCAAGGACGGCATTCCGGCCATCGACAACCCGACGTTTATCGAGCCTTCCCAGGCCGATTATTTAAAAGAATCTTCGCCGGTGTTGGGCATGACCTACCATGGTGAAGCCAGGGCGTATCCGATCAATATTCTCAACTGGCATGAAATCGTCAACGACCGCTTCGGCGACGAACCGGTCGTGATCACGTTTTGTCCGTTATGCGGCAGCGGCATGGCGTTTTCCGCCCGCATCGATGGCGAGCCGCACACATTCGGCGTCTCCGGGCTGCTATATAACAGCGACGTATTGCTATACGACCGTCAAACCGAGTCGCTATGGTCGCAGCTGATGACGCAGGCGGTTTCGGGACCGCACAAAGGCAAACAGTTACACCCCTTGCCGGTATTGCACACCACCTGGCAAGATTGGTTAAGCCGTCATCCCGATACCCGGGTGCTGTCGACCGATACCGGTTATCGCCGCGCTTATCGGCACAGCCCCTACCAGGCCTATCTGGACAGTCCGCGGCTGATGTTTCCGGTCGTCACCGCGGTCAGCAAGCGTTACCATCCCAAGGAAGCGGTGCTGGGCGTCGAAATCAAGGGGGTCTACAAGGCCTATCCGTTCATCGAACTGGAGCAGAGCCCGAGCAAATTCAGCGATAGTGTCGGCGGCCACGAGATCATCATCCGTTATGATTCCGAACACCGAATCGCCGAGGCGTTCGATGCCTCCGGCAAGCCGCTGCCGGCCGTCAGAACCTTCTGGTTCGCCTGGTATTCTTTCCATCTGGACACCGCCGTTTATGTCGCGCCGAAAAAATCCAGCGCATTGATACTCAGGAGCTCACGATGA
- a CDS encoding aldehyde dehydrogenase family protein, with translation MHFSVKVPGADQAGILEVKSPYSGDVVGTVASVDSAGVEQALNTSFSLYQKRNQWLPAARRAAILERMATLMEQRAEQLIAAAVAEGGKPYRDTQAELMRAIDGVKNCRECLRSESGREVPMQLNAASAGRLAFTHREPIGPVVAISAFNHPLNLIVHQIGPAIAAGCPVIVKPAEKTPLSAFLLVDLLREAGLPEAWCQPLVTENLTVAEALATDSRVAFLSFIGSAEVGWRLRSKLAPGTRCALEHGGAAPVIVADDADLDAMLPLLLKGAFYHAGQVCVSVQRIFAQRPIARDLAERLAHGAGELRVGDPANADTDVGPLIRPEAVERIDAWVNQALEAGADCLTGGKRMSEVLYPPTVLFDPDTASRVSREEIFGPVVCIYPYDTLDEAISRANDTPFAFQAAVMTRDIDTALYAYHHLQASSVMLNDHTAFRVDWMPFAGLKQSGYGVGGIPYTFREMQNEKMLVFHSAALR, from the coding sequence ATGCATTTTTCTGTTAAAGTGCCGGGCGCAGATCAAGCGGGCATCCTCGAAGTCAAATCGCCGTACAGCGGCGACGTCGTCGGAACCGTCGCCAGCGTCGATTCGGCCGGTGTCGAACAGGCGCTGAACACCAGTTTCTCGCTTTATCAAAAACGCAATCAGTGGTTGCCGGCCGCCCGGCGCGCCGCCATCCTGGAACGGATGGCGACGTTGATGGAGCAACGCGCCGAACAGTTGATTGCCGCAGCGGTCGCCGAAGGCGGCAAGCCCTACCGGGATACCCAGGCCGAACTCATGCGGGCGATCGACGGCGTCAAGAATTGTCGGGAATGCCTGCGCTCGGAAAGCGGTCGGGAAGTACCGATGCAGCTCAACGCCGCCTCGGCCGGACGCCTGGCATTCACCCATCGCGAACCGATCGGTCCGGTGGTGGCGATCAGCGCGTTCAATCATCCGCTCAATTTGATCGTGCATCAAATCGGTCCGGCGATTGCCGCCGGCTGTCCGGTCATCGTCAAGCCGGCCGAAAAAACCCCGCTGTCCGCCTTTCTGCTGGTCGATCTGCTGCGCGAAGCGGGTTTACCCGAAGCCTGGTGCCAACCGCTGGTGACCGAAAATTTGACAGTCGCCGAAGCCCTGGCGACCGATTCCCGGGTCGCCTTTCTCAGTTTCATCGGCAGCGCCGAGGTCGGTTGGCGGTTACGCTCGAAGTTGGCGCCGGGAACACGTTGCGCGTTGGAACATGGCGGCGCGGCGCCGGTCATCGTCGCGGATGACGCCGACCTCGACGCCATGTTGCCGTTGTTGCTGAAGGGCGCTTTTTATCATGCCGGGCAAGTCTGCGTCTCGGTGCAACGGATTTTCGCTCAGCGCCCCATCGCCAGGGATCTGGCCGAAAGATTGGCGCACGGCGCCGGCGAATTGCGGGTCGGCGACCCGGCTAATGCCGACACCGATGTCGGTCCGTTGATTCGGCCCGAGGCGGTCGAACGCATCGACGCCTGGGTCAATCAAGCGCTGGAGGCGGGCGCCGACTGCCTGACCGGTGGCAAGAGAATGTCGGAAGTCCTCTATCCGCCAACAGTGTTGTTCGATCCCGATACGGCCAGCCGGGTGAGCCGGGAGGAAATCTTCGGCCCTGTGGTCTGCATTTATCCCTACGATACCCTCGACGAAGCAATCAGCCGAGCCAATGACACACCGTTCGCCTTTCAGGCGGCGGTCATGACGCGCGATATCGATACAGCCCTGTATGCATACCATCATTTGCAAGCATCGAGCGTGATGCTCAACGACCACACCGCGTTTCGCGTGGACTGGATGCCGTTCGCCGGCCTCAAGCAATCCGGTTACGGCGTTGGCGGCATTCCCTATACCTTCAGGGAGATGCAGAACGAAAAAATGCTGGTGTTTCATTCCGCCGCGTTGCGATGA
- a CDS encoding alpha/beta hydrolase: MLLSACGSSRSLVEAPNLFAYAKPYPSESVAPVHRTSSAGLLFVTDRQQASSGQDALSYGNKRSSSMAFGRLIIEFGEGLTWEGLVKASSSADREKAISLKPADPEEIVRFPDTPLPFSFKGGVIKILPDAEAAYQKAIVTLQATLRRRLTAIKNKEVIVFVHGFNTDFNEAALSMAELWHFTGRLGLPLFYSWPAASGGPFGYFTDRESGEFSIYHLKETLRILAAVPELERIHIIAHSRGTDITTSALRELVIEVRAAGHDPRTVLKIENLILAAPDLDFDVVRQRLMAEKFGPAIGQITVYMNPSDEALGISQLLMSGLRFGKLAHNNLEPIDRKIFSRMRNVNFIDVEGISSFIGHGYYRKHPGVLSDIAIVIRERLRPGEKGRPLIHDQINFWTLPVMYPIQ, from the coding sequence ATGCTATTGTCGGCGTGCGGCTCCTCCCGTTCGCTGGTCGAAGCTCCCAATCTCTTCGCCTATGCCAAACCTTATCCGTCCGAGAGTGTTGCGCCTGTTCATCGAACATCGTCGGCCGGGCTTTTATTTGTCACCGACAGACAGCAGGCGTCATCCGGGCAGGACGCGCTGTCCTATGGTAACAAACGGTCGTCCTCGATGGCTTTCGGCAGGTTAATAATTGAATTCGGCGAGGGGTTGACATGGGAGGGACTGGTCAAGGCCAGCAGTTCAGCTGACCGTGAAAAGGCCATTTCTCTGAAGCCGGCTGACCCGGAAGAGATAGTGCGCTTTCCGGATACGCCATTGCCTTTTTCGTTTAAGGGTGGGGTGATAAAAATTTTACCGGATGCGGAGGCGGCCTATCAAAAAGCGATTGTGACCCTGCAAGCTACGCTGCGGAGGCGTCTTACTGCAATCAAAAACAAAGAAGTCATTGTCTTCGTGCATGGCTTTAACACGGATTTCAACGAGGCCGCTCTAAGCATGGCCGAGCTTTGGCACTTTACCGGCCGTCTAGGCTTACCGCTGTTTTATTCCTGGCCCGCGGCCAGCGGCGGCCCTTTCGGTTATTTCACCGATCGTGAATCGGGCGAGTTCAGCATCTATCATCTCAAGGAAACGCTACGAATACTGGCCGCCGTGCCGGAGCTCGAACGCATCCACATCATCGCCCACAGCCGCGGCACCGATATCACGACGAGCGCCTTGCGTGAGCTGGTGATCGAAGTCAGGGCCGCCGGACACGACCCGCGTACCGTTCTAAAAATAGAAAACCTCATTCTGGCGGCGCCGGATCTGGATTTTGACGTGGTCAGACAGCGTTTGATGGCGGAAAAGTTTGGACCCGCTATCGGGCAGATAACCGTCTATATGAATCCTTCAGATGAGGCCCTGGGTATTTCCCAGTTACTGATGTCCGGTCTGCGCTTCGGTAAACTGGCGCATAACAATCTGGAGCCAATCGATCGGAAAATCTTCTCTCGGATGAGGAACGTGAATTTTATCGATGTAGAAGGAATAAGCAGTTTTATCGGCCACGGATATTACCGTAAACATCCGGGGGTTTTATCCGATATCGCGATCGTGATCCGCGAGCGTTTGCGTCCGGGCGAGAAGGGCCGTCCGCTGATTCATGATCAAATCAATTTCTGGACGCTGCCAGTAATGTATCCCATTCAGTAA
- a CDS encoding NAD-dependent malic enzyme — protein MANSRPPAGLTGLALLNNSQYNKSTAFTEDERERFKLRGLLPAAVSSQRLQTELIMENLRRKAYDIERYILLMALQQRNERLFYRVLLEYIEEIMPLVYTPTVGQACREFAHIFRQPRGFYITPTDRGDIFDILDNWPERDVRMIVVTDGERILGLGDLGANGMGIPIGKLALYTAFAGIPPAQCLPVMLDVGTDNQMLREDPLYLGTRQPRLRGADYLALVDEFVAAVQLRYPRALIQFEDFLTPNAYTLLNRYRNKALCFNDDIQGTAAVALAGVFAACRTTGKAFETLKILFLGAGSAATGIGDLVQFALVAAGLTPDQARKRLWFADVDGLLVAGREGLAPHNRPYAHDASPAGVIEAIERIKPQVLIGATGSPGAFGERIIRTMASINERPVIFALSNPTERAECSAEQAYRWSEGRALFASGSPFAPVLMNGKTLKPGQGNNAYIFPGIGLGALACQATRISDEMFLKAAEVLADSVADDDLRQGSLYPPLSQLREVSLKIAAAVAEVAYRQGLAKAADRDIRIETIRAMMYDPVY, from the coding sequence ATGGCGAATTCCCGACCGCCCGCCGGCCTGACTGGATTGGCCTTGCTGAACAACAGCCAATACAACAAATCGACCGCCTTCACCGAAGACGAACGCGAACGCTTTAAATTACGTGGTCTATTGCCGGCCGCGGTCAGTTCCCAGCGGCTACAGACTGAACTAATCATGGAGAATCTCAGGCGCAAGGCTTACGACATCGAGCGCTATATCTTGTTGATGGCGCTGCAGCAGCGTAACGAACGCTTGTTTTACCGAGTGTTGCTGGAATATATCGAAGAAATCATGCCGCTCGTCTATACCCCGACCGTGGGCCAGGCCTGCCGGGAATTTGCCCATATTTTCAGGCAGCCGCGCGGTTTTTATATCACGCCGACCGACCGCGGCGACATCTTCGATATTCTGGATAATTGGCCGGAGCGGGATGTGCGCATGATCGTCGTGACCGATGGCGAGCGCATTCTCGGTCTCGGCGACCTGGGCGCGAACGGCATGGGCATCCCGATCGGCAAGCTGGCCTTATACACCGCGTTCGCCGGCATTCCGCCGGCGCAATGTCTACCGGTGATGCTTGATGTCGGCACCGATAATCAGATGTTGCGAGAGGACCCTTTATACCTTGGAACCCGGCAACCCCGACTGCGTGGCGCCGACTATCTGGCTCTGGTCGATGAATTCGTCGCCGCGGTGCAACTCAGATATCCGCGCGCCTTGATTCAGTTCGAGGATTTTCTGACGCCCAATGCTTATACGTTATTGAACCGGTATCGGAACAAGGCGCTATGCTTCAACGATGATATTCAGGGAACCGCCGCCGTGGCCCTGGCCGGGGTATTTGCGGCTTGCCGAACCACCGGAAAGGCCTTTGAGACGTTGAAAATACTGTTCTTAGGGGCCGGGTCGGCCGCGACCGGTATCGGCGATTTAGTACAGTTCGCGTTGGTTGCGGCCGGCTTGACGCCGGATCAGGCGCGCAAGCGTCTATGGTTCGCCGATGTCGACGGTTTATTGGTGGCTGGCCGCGAGGGCTTGGCGCCGCACAACCGCCCTTATGCGCACGATGCGTCGCCGGCCGGCGTCATCGAAGCGATCGAACGTATCAAACCCCAAGTATTAATCGGCGCAACCGGCTCGCCGGGCGCCTTCGGCGAGCGGATTATCCGGACCATGGCGAGTATCAATGAACGGCCGGTGATCTTCGCCTTGTCGAATCCGACCGAGCGGGCCGAATGCAGCGCCGAACAGGCTTATCGTTGGAGCGAGGGAAGAGCCTTATTCGCCAGCGGCAGCCCGTTCGCGCCTGTCCTGATGAACGGAAAAACGCTGAAACCGGGGCAGGGCAACAATGCCTATATCTTTCCCGGCATCGGCCTGGGTGCGCTGGCTTGCCAAGCCACTCGCATCAGCGATGAAATGTTCCTGAAGGCCGCCGAAGTGCTGGCCGACAGTGTCGCCGACGACGATTTGCGTCAGGGAAGCTTGTATCCACCGTTGTCGCAACTCAGGGAGGTTTCGCTGAAAATCGCTGCCGCTGTCGCGGAAGTCGCTTATAGGCAAGGCCTGGCTAAAGCGGCTGACCGGGATATCCGGATAGAAACGATCCGAGCCATGATGTATGACCCCGTCTATTGA
- a CDS encoding cobalamin-independent methionine synthase II family protein: MIPTEPIGSIPRPPQLLAVLQRYRVGEASPAELAEAYDQALQDTVRRFEDTGSPIISDGEQRKSSFLSYPLEGLDNIVADGLMIEFDDGHSRQLPRLTGGPFHYRQYAVKYLQSAMYYASVPVKQAVISASALSLLYPEHGLAGYSREQFLDDLVREVAGDIRLCLAAGAHKVQIDFTEGRLAIKLDPSKALLRQFIALNNRVLEQFPPEQRARIGVHTCPGGDHDATHSGDVDYTALLPDLFRLKAGNFYLQLASEQDPCRVLETVARCIKPDQRVFIGVVDVLDNTIETPKLVCDRILLASQYIAPEQLGTTDDCGFSPFEDDTSTGRDLAFAKIRARVQGTRMAAERLKLQKRVA; the protein is encoded by the coding sequence ATGATTCCCACCGAACCGATAGGCAGCATTCCCAGACCACCGCAATTGCTGGCGGTGTTACAACGTTACCGCGTCGGCGAGGCCTCGCCTGCGGAATTGGCCGAGGCGTACGACCAGGCTTTGCAGGATACCGTGCGGCGCTTCGAGGACACCGGTTCGCCGATCATCAGCGACGGTGAACAACGCAAAAGCAGTTTTCTGAGTTATCCGCTGGAGGGCCTCGATAACATTGTCGCCGACGGCCTGATGATTGAGTTCGACGACGGTCATAGCCGGCAGTTGCCCCGCTTGACCGGAGGACCGTTCCATTATCGCCAGTACGCGGTCAAATACCTGCAGTCGGCCATGTATTATGCAAGCGTTCCGGTCAAGCAGGCGGTGATATCCGCTTCCGCGCTAAGCCTGCTGTACCCCGAGCACGGACTGGCCGGATATAGTCGCGAGCAATTCCTGGACGACTTGGTGAGGGAAGTGGCAGGCGATATCCGCCTATGTCTCGCCGCCGGCGCGCATAAGGTGCAAATCGATTTCACCGAGGGCCGGCTGGCGATAAAACTCGATCCCAGCAAGGCGCTGCTGCGGCAATTCATAGCCTTGAACAATCGGGTGCTGGAGCAATTTCCCCCGGAACAGAGGGCGCGCATCGGGGTGCATACATGCCCCGGCGGCGATCATGACGCCACCCACAGCGGCGATGTCGACTACACCGCGTTGCTGCCGGATTTGTTCCGCCTCAAGGCGGGAAATTTCTACCTGCAACTGGCCAGTGAACAAGATCCCTGCCGGGTGCTGGAAACCGTCGCCCGTTGTATAAAACCCGATCAACGCGTTTTTATCGGTGTCGTCGATGTGCTCGACAATACCATCGAAACGCCGAAGCTGGTGTGCGACCGCATCTTGCTGGCAAGCCAGTATATCGCGCCGGAGCAGCTGGGGACCACCGACGATTGCGGTTTTTCGCCGTTCGAGGACGACACGTCGACAGGCCGAGACCTCGCTTTCGCGAAGATCCGGGCCCGCGTGCAGGGCACGCGAATGGCGGCGGAACGTCTGAAGCTACAGAAGCGGGTGGCGTGA
- the tssL gene encoding type VI secretion system protein TssL, long form: MAEKKCPPTGAPPWMATFADMVTLLMAFFVLLLSFSSMDVKHFKEMAQSIQDAFGVQKVVKVTEVPMGTSIIAQHFSPAVTEPTPLAEVKQSVAQNLDTETPQDRDARLKDLRLQVDELKKLIVEAKRQEIEDAAEQIRKALAEEIESGLVTVETRDLDIIIRINETGSFSSGSAELKAGFSPVMKKISASIKRLSGKILVGGHTDDIPIETDYYRSNWELSASRAVTVAHHLLQDPLIDPVRVEVEGHADTQPLAPNNTAANRAKNRRVEIILAQDIE, translated from the coding sequence ATGGCGGAAAAAAAATGTCCACCGACTGGCGCACCACCCTGGATGGCGACGTTTGCCGATATGGTGACGTTGTTAATGGCTTTTTTTGTTTTATTGCTGTCGTTTTCGTCGATGGATGTCAAGCATTTCAAGGAAATGGCCCAATCGATCCAGGATGCATTCGGAGTGCAAAAGGTGGTTAAGGTCACCGAAGTGCCGATGGGGACCAGTATCATCGCTCAGCATTTTTCGCCGGCGGTAACGGAACCGACGCCGCTGGCGGAGGTGAAGCAAAGCGTCGCGCAAAACCTCGATACAGAAACGCCGCAAGACAGAGACGCCAGACTGAAAGACTTGCGCTTGCAGGTCGACGAGCTGAAAAAACTGATCGTCGAAGCCAAAAGACAGGAAATAGAGGACGCGGCGGAGCAAATTCGCAAGGCGCTAGCCGAGGAAATCGAATCCGGCTTGGTTACAGTCGAGACTCGTGATCTAGATATCATCATCCGCATCAACGAAACCGGTTCGTTTTCTTCCGGCAGCGCCGAATTGAAGGCGGGGTTTTCTCCGGTGATGAAAAAAATAAGTGCTTCGATAAAGAGACTGTCCGGCAAGATTTTAGTAGGCGGCCATACCGACGACATACCGATCGAAACCGATTACTACCGCTCTAATTGGGAACTCTCGGCTTCCCGGGCGGTGACTGTCGCACATCACTTATTGCAGGATCCACTCATCGACCCGGTCCGCGTCGAGGTTGAAGGACACGCCGATACTCAACCGCTAGCGCCGAATAATACAGCCGCAAACAGAGCGAAAAACCGGCGGGTTGAAATCATTCTGGCGCAAGACATCGAGTAA